From the genome of Hydrogenobacter hydrogenophilus:
ACCTCCTTAAAAGTTTATTTGCTGACAAGCCCTTACTCTTTCTCCCTGAATGATTAACACTTTTTTGTGCTTGACATTTCACAAGCCATCAGAAGTAATTTTATAAAATCCTCTTTGCTCCTACTTCCAAAGACCACGCTCATAACGGTGTCTTTTTTAGGATCGTAAAAAACAAAAGTGGGTGTGCCAAAAATGTTAAAGCGCCTTGCCCAGGCTCTACCTACCTGTGAGTCCATGCTTAAGGATACAACCACAAACTTGTCTAAATATTTGGAAACCTTTTCATCACTAAAAACAAAGGTCTCCATCTGAAGGCAGTAAGGACAATGCTCCGAATGGAAGTAAAACATCACAGGTTTTTGTTCTTTTTTTGCATACTCTATACCGCGGATAGGATCACTGAACCAATCACCTGCTCCTGCAAAACCAAGCAAAAAAAACAATACAAAAAGCAGTTTCCTCATATGTATTGCTATATTATATTAATGTCTGTGATATGAGTAGTGCTATAAATTTTACTTATGCGGGCATAAGAAATAAAAATAATGTGCTTGAAAAGGAGGTAAACCATGTCTTACATAAAGGCAAAATTTCAGGATACGGGTAAGATTCTTCAAGTTGAAGGTGTATGGGACGATGACATAAACAGGGATGACTTTATAGTTGTCAATTCTGAAAAGGGTGAAGAGGTGGTCAGAGTGTTGGGAATATCCAAAGAGCCTTCTCCTATAAAAGCCACCTTTTTAAGAAAGGCAAAGGACGAAGATATAAGGAGGATGGAGGAGAATTTAGAAAAAGCTAAAGACCTATACAACCTGTGTAAGGAAAAAATATCACAGCATGGGCTTGATATGAAACTTATAAAGGCATACGTTCCCTTGGATGAGAGAAAGGTGTTTTTTTACTACACTGCTGAGCAGAGGGTGGACTTTAGGAATCTCGTAAGAGACTTGGCAAAGGTTATAAAGAAAAGGATAGAGATGAGACAGGTAGGCGTAAGGGATGCGGTGCAGATGATGGGTTGGATAGGTGCGTGCGGTGAAGTACCTTGTTGCGTAAGGTTTGCTGAGAATTTTGAATCCATATCCCTAAAAGACATAGAAGAGCAAAATCTTCCCCTTTCACCAGCAAAGTTTACTGGTCCTTGTGGAAGACTCATATGCTGTCTTGCTTACGAAAGAGATAACTATATAGTCAAAAACATCCTTCCGGAAACAGGTACAGAACTGTGTTTTAACGGCAAAGTCATTCAGATACTCTACATAGACCCACCAAGGGGTAAGGTGCTTGTCCAAACGGAAGGCAGGAAAGAAGAAATAGACCTTTACAAGCTTTTACCCTATGACTACGAAAAGGCTCTTAGACACTGCAAAAGCTGTGGGCTCTGTTGTAGAAGAACCTATAAAGAAGATGAGGCTTATATCAGCGCTCAGGAGTGAGCTTAACGAGCTTTTTATTTTTGAATTGGAAGATGGCAACAGGGTGGAAGCGGTGTTTTACCGTGGGGACACTTTGTGTGTTTCTACTCAGGTGGGCTGTGCCATTAGGTGTCCCTTTTGTCTTTCAGGAAGCAATGGACTTGTGAGAAATTTAACCTCCGAGGAAATATATAAGCAGTATGACCTTCTCAAAGATAGCTTTCCTATAAAGAGAATAGCTATTGCAGGCATAGGAGAACCTTTGATGAACTATCAGAATGTAGTGGAAAGTTTTTGGAAGTTTAAGAAAGCAGGGTTAAAGGTTTCCTTTTACACCACAGGTTTTCCGTATAAGTATCTGAAAGACCTCCTAAG
Proteins encoded in this window:
- a CDS encoding thioredoxin family protein encodes the protein MRKLLFVLFFLLGFAGAGDWFSDPIRGIEYAKKEQKPVMFYFHSEHCPYCLQMETFVFSDEKVSKYLDKFVVVSLSMDSQVGRAWARRFNIFGTPTFVFYDPKKDTVMSVVFGSRSKEDFIKLLLMACEMSSTKKC
- a CDS encoding PSP1 domain-containing protein translates to MSYIKAKFQDTGKILQVEGVWDDDINRDDFIVVNSEKGEEVVRVLGISKEPSPIKATFLRKAKDEDIRRMEENLEKAKDLYNLCKEKISQHGLDMKLIKAYVPLDERKVFFYYTAEQRVDFRNLVRDLAKVIKKRIEMRQVGVRDAVQMMGWIGACGEVPCCVRFAENFESISLKDIEEQNLPLSPAKFTGPCGRLICCLAYERDNYIVKNILPETGTELCFNGKVIQILYIDPPRGKVLVQTEGRKEEIDLYKLLPYDYEKALRHCKSCGLCCRRTYKEDEAYISAQE